In Longimicrobium sp., the following proteins share a genomic window:
- a CDS encoding DUF4142 domain-containing protein, with protein MNGKTMLPLLALAALAACGGGDDAKNDSANAAATDTATTSTAPAAPAAPASAAPTVTDPQIADIVVAANQVDIDAGELAKTKSTSAPVKEFAQRMITDHSGVNKAASDLVGKLGVTPESNPTSQGLRDGGTKNLGELRGKSGAEFDRAYVDHEVAYHQAVLDAIDQTLIPNAQNAELKALLQQTRPAVAAHLEHAKQLQSSLGKS; from the coding sequence GCGGCGGGGGCGACGATGCGAAGAACGACAGCGCGAACGCCGCCGCAACCGACACGGCGACTACCTCCACGGCGCCGGCCGCGCCCGCCGCACCCGCCTCGGCCGCACCGACCGTGACGGACCCGCAGATCGCGGACATCGTGGTCGCCGCGAACCAGGTGGACATCGACGCCGGCGAGCTGGCGAAGACGAAGTCCACGAGCGCGCCGGTCAAGGAGTTCGCGCAGCGGATGATCACCGACCACAGCGGCGTCAACAAGGCGGCGAGCGACCTGGTCGGCAAGCTGGGCGTGACGCCGGAGTCGAATCCCACCAGCCAGGGGCTTCGCGACGGCGGCACCAAGAACCTGGGCGAGCTGCGCGGCAAGAGCGGCGCGGAGTTCGACCGGGCGTACGTGGACCACGAAGTCGCCTACCACCAGGCGGTGCTCGACGCGATCGACCAGACGCTGATCCCCAACGCGCAGAACGCCGAACTCAAGGCCCTCCTCCAGCAGACGCGCCCCGCGGTCGCCGCGCACCTCGAGCACGCGAAGCAGCTGCAATCGTCGCTCGGAAAGAGCTGA